A region from the Paenibacillus humicola genome encodes:
- the addB gene encoding helicase-exonuclease AddAB subunit AddB: MALRFIVGRAGTGKTRRCLDEMRSLLREQPDGPPLMMLVPEQATFQAEYALLGGEGPGGAIRAQALSFRRLSFRVMQETGGTALVPIGENGKMMLLHKIVHRLDVQLQLFGGGEAQRGFIERLGELMTEWKRYGIDSAQVEQFAASGAANPLLARKLHDLRLIAGELERELDGLYVDAEDYLSWLASGFDEAPSMKGARIWVDGFHGFTPKEYGALEALLRHSAEVTVALCLDRPYGEGEQPHELELFRPTAETYVKLAELAGRIGLELAEPVVLDGKPPLRYRGSPMLAHLERHFRDRKALALTAEELETGAVSLHAAGSRRAEVDAAARDILRRVRDEGYRYRDIALSVRNAPDYSEYISNVFDDYGIPYFLDQKQSPLHHPLVEFVRSALEIASYGWRYEAVFRCIKTELLLPDDGSVTRESLDLLENYALAAGIDGSRWLTRSYWKPLVRDTLEGEAAQAAAGELKRFEAVLAAREAVVPPLRKFIRQLKKAEDVRAMCEAVYRLLMAVDAPDRLERWSRRDAAAGRTQRGREHRQLWDGVMDVLDQLTEMTGGERMPVQLFAGMVETGLESLKLAAVPPSLDQVLVGSMDRTRSGRIRVCYVLGANDGVMPQRVQEDGVLTEQERETLGAGGLVMAPGVRRRLLDERFLIYNALTVPGDHLWISWPTADEEGKSLLPSEVIRHVKQLFPGIPVRTPTGEPAPSMPEEEQLAFAVRPGRALSHVIGQLRHWRQGGGVSDVWWEAYNWFAVRPDWQPRLDRLIRSLDYANEEPSLTPSTAEQLYGSLLRGSVSRMERFVSCPFQHFAVHGLRLRERELHKLAAPDIGQLFHAALSRLAESLGDSWGKLAPQQIREAAASVVNELAQRLQSQILLRSSRHQYVARKLRDIVGQAAVMLSEHARRAEFKPVGLEIAFGPDGPLPPVRIPLSGGRLLEMSGRIDRVDAAVTEEGALLRVIDYKSGERQLRLEEIAFGLALQMLTYLDVLLTHAPQWLGQPAKPAGALYFHVHNPMLSASNVLPPEKARKEMLKRFKLKGLVLADEETARRMDLALDTGISELIPVRIKKDGGFASGSSVVTDEQWSTLRGSVRRTLRRIGERIADGDVSIAPYRLGNRTPCQFCAYKPVCQFDPMMAGNDYTKLRRPAKDEIWELLAAGAEGDPDGGRETDAAAEGETGGTSGAEGGEKR, from the coding sequence ATGGCGCTCCGATTTATCGTCGGCCGGGCCGGAACGGGCAAAACCCGCCGGTGTCTGGACGAAATGCGCAGCCTGCTGCGGGAACAGCCTGACGGGCCGCCGCTCATGATGCTCGTGCCGGAGCAGGCTACGTTTCAAGCCGAATACGCGCTGCTTGGGGGCGAGGGACCGGGAGGGGCGATTCGCGCCCAGGCGCTCAGCTTCCGCCGCCTGTCGTTCCGCGTCATGCAGGAAACCGGAGGAACGGCGCTCGTGCCGATCGGCGAGAACGGCAAAATGATGCTGCTGCACAAAATCGTGCATCGGCTCGACGTGCAGCTCCAGCTGTTCGGAGGCGGGGAAGCGCAGCGCGGCTTTATCGAACGGCTTGGCGAGCTGATGACGGAGTGGAAGCGGTACGGCATCGATTCCGCCCAAGTGGAGCAGTTCGCCGCCTCCGGGGCGGCGAATCCGCTGCTCGCCCGCAAGCTGCACGACCTGCGGCTGATTGCCGGCGAGCTCGAACGGGAGCTGGACGGACTTTATGTCGATGCGGAGGATTACCTGAGCTGGCTCGCGTCGGGCTTCGATGAGGCGCCATCGATGAAGGGGGCGCGAATTTGGGTCGACGGATTCCACGGCTTTACGCCGAAGGAGTACGGAGCGCTGGAGGCGCTGCTGCGCCATTCGGCCGAAGTGACGGTCGCGCTTTGCCTGGACCGGCCGTACGGCGAAGGCGAACAGCCGCACGAGCTGGAGCTGTTTCGGCCGACGGCGGAAACGTATGTCAAGCTGGCCGAGCTTGCCGGGCGTATCGGGCTCGAGCTGGCGGAGCCGGTCGTGCTGGACGGGAAGCCGCCGCTCCGTTATCGGGGAAGTCCGATGCTCGCCCACCTGGAGCGGCATTTCCGGGACCGGAAGGCGCTGGCGCTTACAGCCGAAGAGCTGGAGACGGGCGCGGTATCGCTGCATGCGGCGGGCAGCCGGAGGGCCGAGGTGGACGCCGCGGCAAGGGACATCCTCCGGCGCGTCCGCGACGAAGGGTACCGGTACCGCGACATTGCGCTGTCGGTGCGAAACGCGCCGGACTATTCCGAATACATAAGCAACGTGTTTGACGATTACGGCATTCCATATTTTCTCGACCAGAAGCAATCGCCGCTGCACCATCCGCTTGTCGAATTCGTCCGCTCGGCGCTCGAAATCGCGTCGTACGGCTGGCGGTACGAGGCGGTTTTCCGCTGCATCAAGACCGAGCTGCTGCTGCCGGACGACGGGAGCGTGACGCGAGAATCGCTCGATCTTCTGGAAAATTACGCGCTGGCCGCCGGCATCGACGGCAGCCGCTGGCTGACGCGCAGCTATTGGAAGCCGCTCGTGCGCGATACGCTTGAAGGCGAAGCGGCGCAGGCCGCGGCCGGCGAGCTGAAGCGGTTCGAAGCGGTGCTTGCGGCCCGGGAGGCGGTCGTGCCGCCGCTGCGGAAATTTATCCGCCAGCTGAAAAAAGCGGAGGACGTGCGCGCGATGTGCGAAGCGGTATACCGGCTCCTCATGGCGGTCGACGCCCCCGACCGGCTCGAACGGTGGAGCCGCAGGGATGCCGCGGCGGGACGGACCCAGCGCGGCCGCGAGCACCGGCAGCTGTGGGACGGCGTCATGGACGTGCTCGACCAGCTGACGGAAATGACCGGGGGCGAACGGATGCCGGTCCAGCTGTTCGCCGGCATGGTGGAAACCGGGCTGGAAAGCCTGAAGCTTGCCGCCGTTCCGCCGTCGCTCGACCAGGTGCTGGTCGGAAGCATGGACCGGACGCGTTCCGGGCGCATCCGGGTCTGCTACGTGCTGGGCGCCAATGACGGCGTAATGCCGCAGCGCGTACAGGAGGACGGCGTGCTGACCGAGCAGGAGCGGGAAACGCTCGGCGCGGGCGGGCTCGTTATGGCGCCGGGCGTAAGGCGCAGGCTGCTGGACGAACGGTTTCTCATCTACAACGCGCTGACGGTGCCGGGCGATCATTTATGGATCAGCTGGCCCACGGCGGACGAAGAAGGGAAAAGCCTTCTGCCGTCGGAGGTGATCCGTCACGTAAAGCAGTTATTTCCCGGCATCCCCGTGAGGACGCCGACCGGCGAACCGGCGCCTTCCATGCCCGAGGAGGAACAGCTGGCTTTTGCCGTCCGCCCCGGGCGTGCGCTGTCGCACGTCATCGGCCAGCTCCGGCATTGGCGCCAGGGAGGCGGCGTCTCGGACGTCTGGTGGGAGGCGTACAACTGGTTTGCCGTGCGTCCGGACTGGCAGCCGCGCCTCGATAGGCTGATCCGCTCCCTCGACTACGCCAACGAGGAGCCTTCGCTCACGCCGTCCACGGCGGAGCAGCTGTACGGCTCGCTGCTGCGCGGCAGCGTATCGCGCATGGAGCGTTTCGTTTCCTGCCCGTTCCAGCATTTCGCCGTTCACGGGCTGCGGCTGCGCGAGCGCGAGCTGCACAAGCTTGCCGCACCGGATATCGGCCAGCTCTTCCACGCTGCGCTCAGCCGGCTCGCGGAATCGCTCGGCGACAGCTGGGGGAAGCTCGCGCCGCAGCAAATCCGCGAAGCGGCCGCCAGTGTCGTGAATGAGCTGGCCCAGCGGCTGCAGTCGCAAATTTTGCTGCGCAGCAGCCGCCACCAGTATGTGGCGCGCAAGCTGCGGGACATTGTCGGCCAGGCGGCGGTCATGCTGAGCGAGCATGCGCGGAGGGCGGAGTTTAAGCCGGTCGGGCTGGAAATCGCCTTCGGGCCGGACGGTCCGCTGCCGCCCGTGCGGATTCCGCTGTCTGGCGGCAGGCTGCTCGAAATGTCGGGGCGAATCGACCGGGTGGACGCCGCGGTTACGGAAGAAGGCGCGCTGCTGCGCGTTATCGATTACAAGTCCGGCGAGCGGCAGCTGCGGCTCGAGGAAATCGCATTTGGCCTCGCGCTGCAAATGCTGACCTACCTGGACGTTCTGCTGACGCATGCGCCGCAATGGCTGGGACAGCCGGCGAAGCCGGCGGGAGCGCTTTATTTTCACGTCCATAACCCGATGCTGTCCGCTTCCAATGTGCTGCCGCCGGAGAAGGCGCGGAAGGAAATGCTGAAGCGGTTCAAGCTGAAAGGGCTGGTGCTCGCGGACGAGGAGACGGCGAGAAGGATGGATCTCGCGCTCGATACCGGCATTTCCGAGCTGATTCCGGTTCGGATCAAGAAGGACGGCGGCTTCGCAAGCGGCTCGTCCGTCGTAACGGACGAGCAGTGGAGCACGCTGCGCGGATCCGTCCGCAGGACGCTGCGCAGAATCGGCGAGCGGATCGCGGACGGCGACGTTTCGATTGCCCCTTACCGGCTCGGAAACCGGACGCCCTGCCAATTTTGCGCGTACAAGCCGGTCTGCCAGTTCGACCCGATGATGGCGGGCAACGACTATACGAAGCTGCGGCGGCCGGCCAAGGACGAAATTTGGGAGCTGCTCGCCGCCGGGGCCGAAGGCGACCCGGACGGCGGACGGGAAACGGATGCGGCAGCCGAAGGAGAGACCGGAGGAACGTCCGGCGCGGAAGGGGGAGAGAAGCGATGA
- a CDS encoding peroxiredoxin family protein, with the protein MKKNIIAILVLIGLVAYGGYEYASPPASDIPTAETEAADPDEGIEKGQHAPDFSLTDLEGRPVRLSDFKGKKVLINFWATWCPPCRVELPHMQKFYEDYESKGTVILGVNLTPTERNADSIRTFVREQGLSFPIVLDPEGDVMDTFQVMAYPTTYLLDSEGVIREKFQGAISYDIMKDAVAKL; encoded by the coding sequence ATGAAAAAAAACATCATCGCCATCCTGGTTTTAATCGGACTTGTCGCGTACGGCGGCTATGAATACGCAAGTCCGCCGGCTTCGGATATCCCGACAGCGGAAACGGAAGCGGCCGACCCGGATGAAGGCATCGAAAAAGGACAGCATGCGCCGGACTTCTCATTAACGGATCTTGAAGGCAGGCCTGTCCGTCTATCGGATTTTAAAGGCAAGAAGGTGCTCATTAATTTTTGGGCGACCTGGTGTCCGCCTTGCCGGGTGGAGCTGCCGCATATGCAAAAATTTTACGAGGATTACGAATCGAAAGGAACGGTTATTCTGGGCGTCAATCTGACGCCGACGGAAAGAAACGCGGATTCGATCCGTACCTTCGTCAGGGAGCAGGGACTTTCGTTTCCGATCGTATTGGACCCCGAGGGCGACGTCATGGATACCTTTCAAGTGATGGCCTATCCGACCACGTACCTGCTGGATTCCGAAGGCGTGATCCGGGAAAAGTTTCAGGGCGCCATCAGCTACGACATCATGAAAGATGCGGTTGCGAAGCTGTAG
- a CDS encoding cytochrome c biogenesis CcdA family protein: protein MDNVTILVAVAAGMLSFLSPCVFPLIPAYVSHLTGSSIQDGRLVVNRRKLLVNSIGFIAGFAFIFIVLGASASFLGRFAAHERDLVQKISGLLIMAFGLQMAGFLNLRLFMSVKSWNNGIKTGRGVIRSFLTGLAFGAGWSPCVGLALSSILLLAGSSETLWSGIGLLAFYSIGLGIPFLILSWLLTYSMGIMKKMNRWMPYLSKLNGWIFIAMGLLLFTGQLQVISAWLARYTFLDITF from the coding sequence ATGGATAACGTTACGATACTGGTGGCCGTTGCGGCGGGGATGCTGTCTTTCCTGTCGCCCTGCGTGTTCCCGCTCATTCCGGCTTATGTATCCCATTTAACCGGCTCGTCCATTCAGGACGGCAGGCTTGTCGTCAACCGGAGAAAGCTCCTTGTGAATTCGATCGGCTTTATTGCGGGATTCGCCTTTATATTTATCGTGCTGGGCGCATCGGCAAGCTTCCTCGGCCGCTTTGCGGCTCACGAACGCGATCTGGTGCAAAAAATAAGCGGTCTGCTCATCATGGCGTTTGGGCTGCAAATGGCCGGTTTTTTAAATCTCCGGTTGTTCATGTCCGTCAAGTCATGGAATAACGGGATAAAGACGGGCCGCGGCGTCATCCGCTCGTTTCTGACCGGTCTGGCGTTCGGCGCCGGGTGGAGTCCATGCGTCGGGCTGGCTTTATCGTCCATCCTGCTGCTTGCCGGTTCTTCGGAGACGCTGTGGAGCGGAATCGGGCTGCTTGCCTTTTATTCGATCGGTTTGGGCATCCCCTTTCTGATTCTTTCTTGGCTGTTAACCTACTCGATGGGCATCATGAAAAAAATGAACCGCTGGATGCCCTATTTATCCAAGCTGAACGGGTGGATTTTTATCGCAATGGGTCTGCTGCTGTTTACCGGACAGCTGCAGGTCATCAGCGCCTGGCTTGCCCGGTATACGTTCTTGGACATAACGTTTTAA
- a CDS encoding C40 family peptidase: MKNKLALSLLASTLFSGTLLAGLPAASAASQSGVVQKSVNFREEPSTSGERIRYLKAGEHVSLLGKVNKYWYKVKDRSGTIGYVTTQSQFIDTSGSAQAMDKHVQAAAAGTPSRVIQAGMKYLGTPYEFGSSRSNTHTFDCSDFVRQAFKDGAGIILPADSRKQADYVKRKGHTTTNWKNLKPGDIMFFMSYKGSKSGNYAGIDKSKQRITHNGIYLGNGKILQTYSKESGGVRIDSIVGKHWEYRFVFGGSAL; this comes from the coding sequence TTGAAAAACAAATTGGCCCTGTCGCTGCTCGCTTCCACTCTCTTTTCCGGTACGCTGCTTGCCGGACTGCCTGCCGCTTCGGCCGCAAGCCAGAGCGGCGTCGTCCAAAAAAGCGTCAACTTTCGGGAGGAGCCTTCCACAAGCGGCGAGCGCATCCGCTACTTAAAAGCCGGCGAACACGTCAGCCTGCTGGGAAAGGTCAACAAGTACTGGTATAAAGTCAAAGACCGCAGCGGCACAATCGGATACGTGACTACGCAAAGCCAGTTCATCGACACGTCCGGTTCCGCTCAGGCAATGGACAAGCACGTACAAGCCGCTGCCGCCGGGACGCCGAGCCGCGTCATCCAGGCAGGGATGAAATATTTGGGGACGCCTTACGAATTCGGTTCCAGCCGTTCCAATACCCATACGTTCGACTGTTCCGATTTCGTCAGACAAGCCTTCAAGGACGGGGCGGGAATTATACTGCCTGCGGATTCGAGAAAGCAGGCCGATTATGTGAAGCGGAAAGGCCATACGACGACAAACTGGAAAAATCTAAAGCCCGGGGACATTATGTTTTTTATGTCTTATAAGGGGAGCAAGAGCGGCAATTACGCGGGAATTGACAAATCCAAGCAGCGCATCACGCATAACGGAATCTATCTCGGAAACGGAAAAATTTTGCAAACCTATTCGAAGGAATCGGGCGGCGTCCGGATCGACAGCATTGTCGGGAAGCACTGGGAATACCGGTTCGTATTCGGCGGAAGCGCTTTATAA
- a CDS encoding sensor histidine kinase, translated as MSPIKRIWKQQVAWKLIVVNVLVMLIVIWLAGVSVKDFACILVEKNRLIGEGTDFSYNRTMNVYLIRASLIAMVVASIIHFVFIKKILSPLKRLTASTRQLTDGSYPEPIKVPSEDEIGQLTRYFNDMAFALKRSAENRKRMLSNVSHDLRTPLSNLNGYLEALSSGVLTGDRDLYLSLLEESQHITRLVEQLHQLSVWEDRETAGMAFSAVQIDELIARCVQSFQLEQQARDMELDVSLERDVVTCDEGGLRQVLNNLIQNAFSYSTGRIIWVTGSAAPSGYRITVSNIGEPLPEEVQELVFERFFQADPARQRGEHAKGSGLGLAIVKEIVEKHGGEAGLISENNKHSFWVTIPRSPKKK; from the coding sequence TTGTCGCCTATTAAACGGATATGGAAGCAGCAGGTCGCCTGGAAGTTAATTGTGGTCAATGTGCTGGTCATGCTGATCGTCATTTGGCTGGCAGGCGTATCGGTCAAAGATTTTGCGTGTATCCTTGTGGAAAAGAACCGGCTGATCGGCGAAGGAACCGACTTTTCCTATAACCGGACGATGAACGTCTACCTGATTCGGGCAAGCCTGATCGCGATGGTCGTGGCCTCGATCATTCATTTCGTGTTTATCAAAAAAATATTGTCCCCGTTAAAACGTTTGACGGCGTCGACGCGCCAGCTGACGGACGGGTCCTACCCGGAACCGATAAAGGTACCTTCCGAGGATGAGATCGGACAATTGACCCGCTATTTTAACGATATGGCGTTCGCCTTGAAACGGTCTGCCGAAAACCGCAAACGAATGCTGAGCAACGTTTCGCATGATTTGCGGACGCCTCTGAGCAATCTGAACGGCTATCTGGAGGCGTTAAGCAGCGGGGTGCTGACCGGGGACCGGGATCTGTATTTGTCGCTGCTGGAAGAATCCCAGCATATTACCCGGCTTGTCGAACAGCTGCATCAGCTTTCCGTATGGGAAGACAGGGAAACGGCAGGCATGGCCTTCAGCGCCGTCCAAATCGATGAATTGATCGCCCGGTGCGTGCAGTCGTTCCAGCTGGAGCAGCAAGCGCGAGACATGGAACTGGACGTATCGCTCGAACGGGATGTCGTCACCTGCGACGAGGGCGGTTTAAGACAAGTGTTAAACAATCTGATCCAAAATGCGTTCAGCTACAGCACCGGGCGAATAATTTGGGTGACGGGGTCTGCCGCGCCTTCCGGGTACCGGATTACGGTCAGCAATATCGGCGAGCCGCTGCCCGAAGAGGTGCAGGAGCTTGTGTTTGAACGCTTTTTCCAGGCGGATCCGGCGAGACAGCGCGGGGAACACGCAAAAGGGAGCGGACTCGGGCTCGCCATTGTGAAAGAAATCGTGGAGAAGCACGGAGGCGAGGCCGGCCTGATATCGGAAAATAACAAGCATTCGTTCTGGGTAACGATTCCGCGCAGCCCGAAAAAAAAGTGA
- a CDS encoding response regulator transcription factor — translation MRVSGTSILIIEDDAKIRNLLRLYLEREGYEVLAAENGEEGKEAFLKFDPCFVITDLMLPKLSGEALCRWIRGELKNDTPIIMLTAKVTETERIEGLQMGADDYITKPFSPQEVVTRVNTVLRRTSNRCSKIHYKGLIIKPSYGEVKYNGTLIPLTQHEFKLLYFFMRHPNQILSREQILDELYPNEEKSVVDRTVDVHVGKLRKKVETSCNAPCFFETIRGMGYRFVAY, via the coding sequence ATGCGCGTGTCAGGCACATCGATTTTGATCATTGAAGACGATGCGAAAATAAGAAATCTGCTCAGGCTTTACCTGGAACGGGAAGGTTACGAAGTGCTCGCGGCCGAAAACGGCGAAGAAGGCAAAGAGGCGTTTCTGAAGTTCGATCCCTGTTTTGTCATCACCGATCTGATGCTGCCCAAGCTGAGCGGCGAAGCGTTATGCCGTTGGATCCGCGGCGAGCTTAAAAATGACACGCCGATCATCATGCTGACGGCAAAAGTGACGGAAACGGAACGGATCGAAGGGCTCCAAATGGGCGCCGACGATTATATAACGAAGCCTTTCAGCCCGCAGGAAGTGGTCACGCGCGTCAATACCGTGCTCCGGCGGACTTCGAACCGATGCAGCAAAATCCATTATAAAGGATTGATCATCAAGCCGTCGTACGGAGAAGTCAAATATAACGGCACCCTTATCCCGCTGACGCAGCACGAATTTAAACTGCTGTACTTTTTTATGAGACACCCGAATCAGATTTTATCCCGCGAGCAAATTTTGGACGAGCTTTATCCGAATGAAGAGAAAAGCGTCGTCGACCGGACGGTGGACGTTCATGTCGGGAAGCTGCGAAAAAAAGTGGAGACGTCTTGCAACGCACCGTGTTTTTTCGAGACGATCCGGGGAATGGGGTATCGCTTTGTCGCCTATTAA
- a CDS encoding CD3324 family protein encodes MNYKNGKDVLPPSLLKELQHYIQGELLYIPKPRSERAGWGEKSGSRVLIERRNEEIYGRYVDGCTVAELERIYHLSGESIRKIILKVRSAASFRLEESGEAPGRKDYETVPLPAGSR; translated from the coding sequence TTGAACTACAAAAATGGAAAAGATGTGCTTCCCCCTAGTTTGCTGAAGGAGCTTCAGCATTATATCCAGGGCGAGCTGTTGTATATTCCGAAGCCCCGCAGCGAGCGGGCCGGCTGGGGCGAGAAAAGCGGCTCGCGCGTGCTGATCGAGCGCCGCAATGAGGAAATTTACGGCCGCTACGTAGACGGGTGCACCGTTGCTGAGCTGGAACGGATTTACCATCTGTCCGGCGAAAGCATACGCAAAATCATCCTGAAGGTGCGCAGCGCGGCGTCGTTCCGGCTGGAGGAAAGCGGCGAAGCCCCCGGCCGCAAGGATTACGAGACGGTTCCGCTGCCTGCAGGCTCCCGCTGA
- a CDS encoding class I SAM-dependent rRNA methyltransferase: MQKERAKAVLAQGRKKRLEQGHPWVYGNEIANMEGDAQPGDLVDLVNHQGRYLATGYWNPQSQIAVRIVSYKPLDAMDAAFFRERLELCAQHRARFVRSRDCRLVYGEADFLPGLIVDRFGGVLVVQLLTLGMDSRREAIVEALVEVFQPQGIYERSDVPVRALEGLEERTGPLYGHCPRLVEIRENGLLLEVDIAEGQKTGYFYDQRENRASTAPLMKGWGARSGIRLEYRPLSEVPEGAAVAMAEPEEEALDSGEHALVPVNANGKIVTYPYWDGGTVLECFSHTGSFTLHACKYGAKKVTCLDISAHAIETARRNAARNGFEDRVEFVVADAFDYLRAQAKGLEERALRAKAGRATGKTDTSKPLGDDGRTWDVVILDPPAFAKSKSAVPGAVRGYKDINLHGMKLVNEGGYLVTASCSYHMRPELFLETIRAAADDAGKTLRLIEWRAAGKDHPQLVGVNEGHYLKFGIFEVRSR, translated from the coding sequence ATGCAAAAGGAACGGGCGAAGGCCGTGCTTGCGCAAGGGCGCAAAAAGAGGCTGGAGCAGGGACATCCCTGGGTGTACGGAAACGAAATCGCCAACATGGAGGGCGATGCGCAGCCTGGCGATCTCGTCGACCTGGTGAATCATCAAGGGCGCTATCTGGCGACGGGGTACTGGAATCCGCAATCGCAAATCGCCGTGCGGATCGTCTCCTACAAGCCGCTTGACGCCATGGACGCGGCTTTTTTCCGCGAACGGCTGGAGCTCTGCGCGCAGCACCGGGCCCGGTTCGTCCGGAGCCGCGACTGCCGGCTCGTCTACGGCGAAGCGGACTTCCTGCCCGGCCTGATCGTCGACCGGTTCGGCGGTGTGCTTGTTGTGCAGCTGCTTACGCTGGGCATGGACAGCAGGCGGGAGGCGATCGTGGAAGCGCTGGTCGAAGTCTTTCAGCCGCAGGGCATATACGAGCGAAGCGACGTTCCGGTGCGGGCGCTCGAGGGCCTTGAAGAGCGGACCGGCCCGCTGTATGGGCACTGTCCGCGATTGGTTGAGATCCGGGAAAACGGCCTCCTGCTGGAGGTGGATATCGCGGAAGGGCAGAAGACCGGCTATTTCTACGACCAGCGGGAAAACCGCGCGTCGACCGCGCCGCTCATGAAAGGCTGGGGAGCGCGCAGCGGCATCCGGCTGGAGTATCGGCCGCTGTCGGAGGTGCCCGAAGGGGCGGCTGTCGCGATGGCGGAACCGGAAGAGGAGGCGTTGGATTCCGGCGAACACGCACTCGTGCCGGTAAACGCCAACGGCAAAATCGTCACCTACCCGTACTGGGACGGCGGGACGGTGCTCGAATGCTTTTCGCATACCGGCAGCTTTACGCTGCATGCGTGCAAATATGGGGCGAAGAAGGTCACCTGTCTCGACATCTCCGCCCATGCGATCGAGACGGCAAGACGAAACGCGGCGCGCAACGGCTTCGAGGACCGCGTCGAATTCGTCGTGGCCGATGCGTTCGACTATTTGCGCGCGCAGGCGAAAGGGCTGGAAGAGCGCGCGCTTCGCGCCAAAGCGGGCCGTGCGACCGGCAAAACCGACACCTCCAAGCCGCTCGGTGACGACGGCCGGACGTGGGACGTCGTCATTCTCGATCCTCCGGCGTTCGCGAAGTCGAAAAGTGCCGTGCCCGGCGCGGTACGCGGATATAAGGACATCAATCTGCACGGCATGAAGCTGGTGAACGAAGGCGGTTATCTGGTCACCGCAAGCTGTTCGTATCATATGCGGCCGGAGCTGTTTCTCGAGACAATCCGCGCGGCCGCGGACGACGCAGGGAAAACGCTCCGGCTGATCGAGTGGCGGGCCGCCGGCAAAGATCACCCGCAGCTGGTCGGCGTTAACGAAGGCCATTACCTGAAGTTCGGCATCTTTGAAGTGCGCAGCCGCTAG
- a CDS encoding Na/Pi cotransporter family protein, producing MLTTIVIPMLIGFSVFMIGMKTMELGLHRSVGRHLDAVLKRSTATPIHGLLVGTAATAVLQSSTAVTVMSIGLVNTGLLTFSRTLGIILGTNIGTCLTTELLGLNLSRIAWPLFEASLALWTVTVLLGEMGLLAAARSLRRTSAVPLGGLGGGGKSAPGKPQAGSGGWLQPLRSGALILGGFAMLLIGIGLMQAIGPAVESSALFRLFLGHAGDSVLWGLAAGFVLTAIVHSSAAVIGIMMGLAAVGAMPVEIGIAIVLGSNVGTCVTALLASIGGTKSGRFVAWSHLLLNVGGAALFTPLVGQLHAVSAWLSDSPAAQIAHAQTIFNIACSLLALPVCYHPRLRESSPQ from the coding sequence ATGCTGACAACGATAGTCATTCCGATGCTGATCGGGTTCTCCGTCTTCATGATCGGCATGAAAACGATGGAGCTCGGCCTTCATCGTTCGGTCGGCCGCCATCTGGACGCGGTGCTGAAAAGATCGACCGCCACGCCCATCCACGGTCTCCTCGTCGGAACGGCAGCGACGGCCGTTCTGCAGAGCAGCACGGCCGTCACGGTCATGTCGATCGGCCTCGTCAACACCGGGCTGCTCACCTTCTCGCGAACGCTCGGCATCATACTCGGCACCAATATCGGAACTTGTCTGACGACCGAGCTGCTCGGTCTGAATTTGAGCCGGATCGCCTGGCCTTTGTTCGAAGCGTCGCTCGCCCTGTGGACCGTGACCGTGCTGCTCGGCGAAATGGGACTGCTCGCAGCCGCGCGCTCGCTGCGGAGAACATCCGCGGTTCCGCTCGGCGGTTTGGGCGGCGGCGGCAAATCCGCCCCAGGCAAGCCGCAGGCAGGCTCCGGCGGCTGGCTTCAGCCGCTGCGGAGCGGCGCCCTCATCCTAGGCGGATTCGCGATGCTGCTGATCGGCATCGGCCTCATGCAGGCGATCGGCCCGGCGGTCGAGTCGAGCGCGCTGTTCCGGCTCTTCCTCGGCCATGCCGGGGACAGCGTGCTGTGGGGACTGGCCGCCGGCTTCGTCCTGACCGCCATTGTTCACAGCAGCGCCGCCGTCATCGGCATTATGATGGGGCTCGCCGCGGTCGGCGCGATGCCCGTCGAAATCGGCATCGCCATCGTGCTCGGCTCCAACGTCGGCACCTGCGTCACCGCACTGCTTGCCTCGATCGGCGGCACGAAATCAGGCCGTTTCGTCGCCTGGTCGCATTTGCTGCTTAACGTCGGCGGCGCGGCGCTGTTCACGCCGCTTGTCGGGCAGCTTCATGCCGTATCGGCCTGGCTGTCGGATTCTCCGGCCGCGCAAATCGCCCATGCGCAGACGATCTTCAATATTGCATGCTCCCTGCTTGCCCTTCCGGTCTGCTACCACCCGAGGCTGAGAGAGAGCTCCCCGCAGTGA